ACGGCGCATGGCCGCCGGCGCTCGCCTGGAAGGTGCCCCTGACCTACCTCGTGCCCTTCGTCGTGGCGACCTGGGGGGCGCTCGTGAACGGCCGCGTGCCGCGCTGACCGGGCTCAGGCGCGCTTCAGCTCGATCTCGACGAAGACGAACTCGAAGGCGTTCGCGTTCCGGACGTCGTGCTCGACGCCGGCGGCCCGGGCGTACGCGCGGCCGGCGCGGAGCTCCGCCACGCTCGCGCCCTCGCGCGCGGTGATCTCGAGCCGGCCCGTCGTGAGCGGCACGACCACGTACGCGTACTCGTGCCGGTGCCAGCCGGTGGCGGCGCCGGGCGCGAAGCGCCACTCGGTGACGCGGACGCTCGCGTCGTCGATCTGGACGGTGGGCACGGCGCGCGCGACGCTCGCCGACATGCGGTCGCCTCCTCCGACGGTGAGGTAGTATCACACACCATGAGCCGCCCTCCCGCGCCCACCGTCGGCGTCATCGGGCTCGGCTACGGCCGCGCCCACATTCCAGCGTTCCAGGCGGCCGGCTGCCGCGTCGTCGCCGTCTGCCAGCGCGACCAGGCGGCCGCCAAGGCCGTCGCCGAGCGCTACGGCGTGCCCGGCGTGTTCGAGCGCTGGGAGGACATGCTCGAGCGCGCCGCGCCAGAGATCGTCGTGATCGCGACGCCGCCCCACCTGCACCACGCGATCGCGCTCGCCGCCTTCGCCCGCGGCGCTCACGTCGTGTGCGAGAAGCCGCTCGCGATGACCGCCACCGAGGCGCGCGCCATGGTCGACGCGGCGGGGCGCGCGCGGCGCGTGGCGATGACGGGCTTCAACTGGCGCTTCACGCCCGCGATGCAGGAGCTCCACTCGCGCGTGCGCGAGGGCGCGCTCGGCCGGCCGCTCCACCTGGCGCTCCGCTGGCTCGGCGCGCGCTGGGCCGACGAGGGCGCGGCGGCCACGTGGCGGATGGACCGCGCGCAGGCGGGCCACGGCGCGATGGGCGACATGGGCGTGCACATGATCGATCTCGTGCGCTGGAGCTTCGGCGAGTTCCGGCGCGTCACAGCCCATGCCGGCATCGCCTACCCGTCGCGCTCGGCGCCAGGCGTCGGCCGGCCGCCCGACGCCGAGGATTACTGCACGGTGCTGGCCGAGCTCGTCTCGGGCGCGCAGGTCACGCTCACCGCGAGCCGCGCCGCCCACGGCGCGAACGAGCACACGCTCGAGGCGTACGGGACGCGCGGCGGCGTGCGCTATCGGCTCACGCGCGAGAGGCCGCGCTGGTACGAGGGCGAGCTCGGCGTCGCGGCGAGCGGGAAGAGCTTCGAGCCGGTGGCGCCGCGCGTGGCGGCGCCGGCCGGGGCCGGCGAGGGCGATCCGATGGAGGTCATCGGGAAGGTCACGATCGCGCCGCTCGTCGGGGAGCTCCTCCGCGCGATCGGGTCGGGCGCGCCGGCGTCGCCCTCGCTCGCCGACGGCCTCGCCGCGCAGGCGGTGCTCGACGCCGTCCTCGCCTCGCTCGCGCGCGGCGGCTGGGTGGACGTCGCGTAGCCGGCGCGCCGGCTACTCGATCTGGACGAGCGGCACGCGCACCTCGCGCCGCGCATTGCCGCGCGCGACGGTGAGCGTGACCGTCTTGCCGACGCCGACGGCCTCGATGGCGTCGCGCAGGTCATCCTCGGTCTTCACGGGCTTGCCGTCCACCGCGACGATCCGGTCGCGCACGACGTACCCCCGGTTCGTGGGCTCGAGACCCTCGAGCCCGGCGCGGCCGGCCGGCCCGTCCGGCGTGACCTCGGCGATCACAACGCCCTCGATCCCGAGCCGCTCGACCAGGTGGCCGGGCACCAGCATCACGCCGATGCCCGGCTGGACCGCGCGGCCGCGCGCGATGAGCTGCGGTACCAGACGGGTGACCGCGTCCACGGGCACGGCGAAGCCGATGCCGACCGAGGTGCCGCTCGGGCTGAACAGCGCGGTATTCACGCCGACGAGCCGGCCGCTCGAGTCGAGGAGCGGCCCCCCCGAGTTGCCGGGGTTGATCGCCGCGTCGGTCTGGATGACGTCGCGGATGCGCCGGCCGGTGGGCGAGCGGAGCTCACGGCCGAGCGCGCTGACCACGCCGACCGTGAGCGAGTGGTCGAGCCCGAACGGGTTCCCCACGGCGAGCACGCGCTGGCCCACGAGGAGGCTCCGCGAGGTCCCGAGCGTGAGCGGCACGAGCTTGTCGGCGGGCGCTTTGATGTTGAGGACCGCCAGATCCTTCTCGGGCGCGACACCCACGATCGTCGCGTCCCATTCCGACTGGTCGGCGAGCGTCACCGAGAACGCGTTGCCGTCCTGGATCACGTGGAAGTTGGTCACGACGTGGCCCTGACGGTCCCAGACGAAGCCGCTGCCCGTGCCCTTTGGGATCTGCTGGACGTCCATCGTGAAGAGGTCGCGCCGGACGGCGCTCTTCGTGATGAAGACGACGGAGCTCGAGGCGCGGCGGAAGACCTCGATGTTGCGCCGCTCCTCCGGGGTCAGGCCTTCGGGCAGGGGCGGGAGCGTCGCCGGGGGCCTGACGGCGGGCGCGCCCTTGGCGTCCTTCGGCGCCGGCGCGGGGGCCTGGGCGGGCGCCCGCCCGGCGGTGAGCCCGGCCGCGAGCACCACGCCGAGGGCCGTGACCAGGAGCCGACGCCGCGTCATCGCCATCCCTCCGTGACCGAGCATGCTACAGGCCCAGGAGCCAGCCGGCAACGCCGCCCGCGAGCACGACCGCCGGCGGCGGAACCCGCTCGGCCGTAAGGGCGAGCGTCGCGACGGCCGCCAGCGCGGCGGTCGCCGCGTCGTGCACGCCGCCGCGCGCCAGCGTGTAGACGCCGGCGGCCATGAGGCCGAGGCCCACGGGCGCGAGCCCCTGCTCGGCGGCGAGCGCCCACGGGTGCGTGCGCAGGCGCTCCCACCGCCGCGCGATGAACGCGGTGAGCGACGACGTCGGCAGGAACATCGCGAGCCCCGCGACGCACGCCCCCGGCACGCCGTACGCGCGGTAGCCGACGAACACGACGACGAGCATCGTGGGGCCGGGCGTGAGCTGGGACAGCGTGTAGCCGTCCACGAACTCGCGCGCCGTCACCCACTCGTGCCGCGTCACGACCTGGCGCTGCAGCTCGGGCACCACCCCGAGGCCGCCGCCGACGCAGAGGACGCTGAGCCAGAGGAAGGTCCAGGCGAGCGTCGCGAGGCCGCGCATCAGGCGCGCCGCGGGCGGTGCCACCAGAGCGAGACCGGCAGCACGAGCGCGAGGGCGAGGGGCGTGAAGACGTGGAACGGGCCCACGAGGAGGAAGGTGACCGCCGCCACGGCGACTCCCGCGCGGCCGCGGATCGACGCGCGCACGAGCCGCGCCGTCGCCACGAGGACGAGGCCGACGACGGTCGCCGCCATGCCGTGCATGACGTGCGTCGTCGCGGGCGCGAAGCCACCACGGAAGTAGAGGATGGTGAGGGCGAAGAGGATGACCGCGCCGGGCGCGACGATCGCGAGGAGCGCCCCCGCGCCGCCCGCCCAGCCGGCGAGCCGGCAGCCGAGCGCCACCGCGAGGTTGGCGAAGTTCGGGCCCGGCAGGAGCTGGCTCAGCGTGAGGTCCTGCAGGAACTCCTCGTGCCTGAGCCAGCGGCGGCGCATCACCACCGCGTCGTGGAAATAGGCGCTCCGCCCGCCGCCGAGGCTCGTGAGCCCCGTCCACGTGAACACCCGGATGAGGCGCGACACCGGGATCCGGTTCATCTCGCCCGCCCCAGGCTACACCACGCGCGGCGAGAGTGCGGCGAGCGCCGCACCGGCCGCCGCGGCGAAGAGGACGACGAGCCACGGCGGCCACTTCCAGAACGCGAGGAGCCCGAACGCCGCGAGCGCCAGCGCGACGTCGGCGGGCCCCGCGATTGCGCTCGTCCACACCGGCCGGTAGAGCGCCGCGAGCAGGAGACCCACGACCGCGGCGTTGATCCCCGCGAGCGCCCCCTGGAAGCCGGCGCGCCGCCGGAGCGCGTTCCAGAACGGCAGGGCGCCCACGACGAGGAGGAACGCCGGCAGGAAGATCGCGACGAGCGCCCACGCCGCGCCCGCGACGCCGTTCGGCGGCGCCGCGCGCACGGCGCCGAGGTAGGCGGCGAACGTGAAGAGCGGGCCGGGCACGGCCTGCGCCGCGCCGTAGCCGGCGACGAACTCGGAGTTCGACACCCAGCCCGGAGGGACCACCTCGGCCTGGAGCAGCGGGAGCACCACGTGGCCGCCGCCGAACACGAGCGAGCCCACGCGGAAGAAGCTGTCGAAGACCTCGAGCGCCGGGCCGGGCGCGAGGCGCCGCGCGAGCGGGAGCCCGACGAGCAGCCCCCCGAACACGACCCACGCGGCGACCGCGAGCCGCCGGCCGACCGGGACGCGCAGGTCGAGCTCGCGCGGCACGCCCGCGCTCGGGAGCGCACGCCAGCCGATGAGCCCGGCCGCCGCGATGATCAGCACCTGCACGGCCGCGGTGGGCGACAGGAGCACGACGATCGCCGCCAGGAGGGCGAGCGTCGCGCGCGGGCGGTCGGGGGCGAGCGCCCGCGCCATGCCCCACACCGCTTGAGCGACGACCGCGACCGCCACCACCTTGAGCCCGTGCAGCCAGCCCGCGTCGCCGACGCCCGCCGCCCGCACGCCGTACGCGAAGAGGAGGAGCGCGACGGCGGAGGGCAGCGTGAACCCGAGCCACGCGGCGACGGCGCCCGGGAGGCCGGCGCGCAGCATGCCGACCGCGATCCCGACCTGGCTCGACGCCGGCCCGGGAAGGAACTGGCAGAGCGCGACGAGGTCGGCGTAGCTCCGCTCGTCCAGCCAGCGTCGGCGCGTCACGTACTCCTCGCGGAAGTAGCCGAGATGGGCGACGGGACCGCCGAAGGAGGTGAGCCCGAGCCGCGTGGCGACGCCGAGCACTTCGAGGACCGATCCGCGATGGGGGCGCTCGGACGGCGGCACGACGGTATCTTACGGAGGTTTCCGGATTATTCGGAGGTTTCCGGATTATTTCTCACCGGCGCTGATCGTTTTCTTCCCTGCGTCGCGTCGGCACCTCGGCTTATCCCCCTGATTTTCCGTCGCTGAAGCCGTGGCACCCGGCTTGCTCCGAATCCCGGTGATGCGCAGCGCGCACCGAGAGGTAAGCCCTGCCCGGCCGTGGCTGTCGCAGCCCGAGACCGACGCCACCGTCCGGGACCGTCGCCGGCTCCACCGTCTCCGGCAGGAGCTGGTGATCCGGATGGGCTTCGCCCTCTTCATCCTCGCCTTCCAACTCCTCTTCCACGTCAGCAGCACCGGCGAGAGCTCGGCCGTCGTCGTCCTCCCGGCGCTGCTCGGCCTCGCCCTCAACGGGCCGTACTACCTGGCGGCGCGCAGCGGGCGCTGGTTCCGCGCCCAGGCGTACGCGCGCATGTTCGTCGACATCCTGCTGATCAGCGTGGGCCTCTACAG
This DNA window, taken from Candidatus Methylomirabilota bacterium, encodes the following:
- a CDS encoding cupin domain-containing protein, translating into MSASVARAVPTVQIDDASVRVTEWRFAPGAATGWHRHEYAYVVVPLTTGRLEITAREGASVAELRAGRAYARAAGVEHDVRNANAFEFVFVEIELKRA
- a CDS encoding Gfo/Idh/MocA family oxidoreductase, whose translation is MSRPPAPTVGVIGLGYGRAHIPAFQAAGCRVVAVCQRDQAAAKAVAERYGVPGVFERWEDMLERAAPEIVVIATPPHLHHAIALAAFARGAHVVCEKPLAMTATEARAMVDAAGRARRVAMTGFNWRFTPAMQELHSRVREGALGRPLHLALRWLGARWADEGAAATWRMDRAQAGHGAMGDMGVHMIDLVRWSFGEFRRVTAHAGIAYPSRSAPGVGRPPDAEDYCTVLAELVSGAQVTLTASRAAHGANEHTLEAYGTRGGVRYRLTRERPRWYEGELGVAASGKSFEPVAPRVAAPAGAGEGDPMEVIGKVTIAPLVGELLRAIGSGAPASPSLADGLAAQAVLDAVLASLARGGWVDVA
- a CDS encoding trypsin-like peptidase domain-containing protein: MTRRRLLVTALGVVLAAGLTAGRAPAQAPAPAPKDAKGAPAVRPPATLPPLPEGLTPEERRNIEVFRRASSSVVFITKSAVRRDLFTMDVQQIPKGTGSGFVWDRQGHVVTNFHVIQDGNAFSVTLADQSEWDATIVGVAPEKDLAVLNIKAPADKLVPLTLGTSRSLLVGQRVLAVGNPFGLDHSLTVGVVSALGRELRSPTGRRIRDVIQTDAAINPGNSGGPLLDSSGRLVGVNTALFSPSGTSVGIGFAVPVDAVTRLVPQLIARGRAVQPGIGVMLVPGHLVERLGIEGVVIAEVTPDGPAGRAGLEGLEPTNRGYVVRDRIVAVDGKPVKTEDDLRDAIEAVGVGKTVTLTVARGNARREVRVPLVQIE
- a CDS encoding chromate transporter — protein: MAPPAARLMRGLATLAWTFLWLSVLCVGGGLGVVPELQRQVVTRHEWVTAREFVDGYTLSQLTPGPTMLVVVFVGYRAYGVPGACVAGLAMFLPTSSLTAFIARRWERLRTHPWALAAEQGLAPVGLGLMAAGVYTLARGGVHDAATAALAAVATLALTAERVPPPAVVLAGGVAGWLLGL
- a CDS encoding chromate transporter; this encodes MNRIPVSRLIRVFTWTGLTSLGGGRSAYFHDAVVMRRRWLRHEEFLQDLTLSQLLPGPNFANLAVALGCRLAGWAGGAGALLAIVAPGAVILFALTILYFRGGFAPATTHVMHGMAATVVGLVLVATARLVRASIRGRAGVAVAAVTFLLVGPFHVFTPLALALVLPVSLWWHRPRRA
- the chrA gene encoding chromate efflux transporter, translating into MPPSERPHRGSVLEVLGVATRLGLTSFGGPVAHLGYFREEYVTRRRWLDERSYADLVALCQFLPGPASSQVGIAVGMLRAGLPGAVAAWLGFTLPSAVALLLFAYGVRAAGVGDAGWLHGLKVVAVAVVAQAVWGMARALAPDRPRATLALLAAIVVLLSPTAAVQVLIIAAAGLIGWRALPSAGVPRELDLRVPVGRRLAVAAWVVFGGLLVGLPLARRLAPGPALEVFDSFFRVGSLVFGGGHVVLPLLQAEVVPPGWVSNSEFVAGYGAAQAVPGPLFTFAAYLGAVRAAPPNGVAGAAWALVAIFLPAFLLVVGALPFWNALRRRAGFQGALAGINAAVVGLLLAALYRPVWTSAIAGPADVALALAAFGLLAFWKWPPWLVVLFAAAAGAALAALSPRVV